Sequence from the Miscanthus floridulus cultivar M001 chromosome 16, ASM1932011v1, whole genome shotgun sequence genome:
acatctcctccaatatcgatgcaacacatgcaccaacatgatcaacaatgatatgatccacttcatatcatcacgtgatcatattggttcatcgatcttaacttcacttgctcttcaccgttgccatcgtccatcggcgccaagtcttgctcaagcttcaccgccacgtggtccatcactccaaagcctttgacttgcccttcacgcttgcaaccggtccatcaagccaagtcttgtcttgatcttctccactttgatcacatgactcaatgtcatgtctcatgtgcaataagctcctttatcatcacatgtgtgagctttgcaatatctccaaaccattttcaccttcacggcatatgttgctcacacacatgtacttgtggactaatcacctgtgtatctcatataaacacaattagtccacctaggttgtcactcaattaccaaaaccaaacaaggacctttcagtgccCCGTGCATGTAACCCGGCGAGCGGTGTCCGGGgtcgcgcccgccaggtccagcgtGACATGATCCacgggggaatgatcccccactgTTCGCTCGGAcaagccagaacatcgttgcGGTAGCGATGCTCCTGCGTGGCCTCCCTGAGCCAAACAACCCCcaagaacaggcgatccaccggaacctccgagcactggtggagaccaccgccgttcaacaggcggagagcttcgcgtcgccctactacaatggtgaatgaatggaatggtagatGATTCAGAATGTCTAGAGAGGATGCCATGGCTGCCCtgatatagagttcggggccagggcgCATACAAAGCAGGAGGTTCTCTCGATCGAAGGGTtgagagcctgagggaggtcctggCTATCTTGGCTTGCAAACTATGCCATCTTCTGGTGCTTGTCTAGGTGTGGCTATCGTCATGGTTTTCAGGCCATGGTGGTGGTTCGTCATCTGTCCGGTGCGATGCGGTATCCGTTATGGCCTTTGTTGCCATCTCCTGGTTTTTCGAGGCGTGGTAcgggagttggtagccgcccAGCTCATCGATCGCTTGGTTGCTTCATGGGGCTGAGGGTCACGACCCCGTTCGTCGAGGTCATGGCTTTCAGTCGGTCTGGATGGCCTCTACGTTGAGACCTTCGTTGTGGATCCCATCCTGTAGTGGGTGGGATTGTACATACGTCTTGTCGATCCGTATCTGGATGGTGGGTTTCGTACCCATTGCCTTTGCTATGCGGTATTGTCTCATCGGCGCGGTGTGGCGcagggatggtgtctgaccgagccgaggtgactgttgtcccctcggtccttgcaaGGTCAGCATGACATGCTTCCTCTTGTAAGAGCAAGCGCACCTAGCTGCGCTCGACCTCCCCCCATCCCTCCCAGGGGTCGGGACGGGGAGAGGTCGTGCGTCTTGTAAGCGTTGTGTGCTAAGGCGGGTGGAGGAGGTCGGGGATGACCCTGGCCTTGGCGACTAGCCCGCTTCACTAGGCCTCGGTCGCTTGGGCCCTTGCTGACTATTGCGTTGTAGGCCAcacggcctgctaactaatcggtgccttgaggcACCTCGGAGTTATGACCCCGACACCACTCCACTATCCAACGACGAGGACCGAGTCGATGCCTACCATGACGATGAGCCTCTACGCTATCGCACCTTGGACAACATCTTCGGTGATCAGCCCATCCCTAGACTGGCGATGCATGACTTTGAGGCAGAGCTGCACCTAGCGCACGTGGATGGCGAGCCTCGCTCCTTCGCTGAGGCAGAGGGAGACACGGCATGGCACGCTGTGATGCAGCAGGAGATGGATGCAATCGAGCAGAACTGGACGTGGGAGCTGGCGGATCTTACTGCTGGCCACCGTgccatcacccttaagtgggtctacaagctcaagaaggatgaggCTAGGgcggtgatcaagcacaaggcgcgtctGGTGGCATCCGGGTTCGTCCAACAGGAGTGAGtcaacttcgacgacgccttcgcGCCCGTTGCGCGGATAGAGTCCGTCTGTCTCATCCTCGCATTGGtagcccaggagggctggcgtgtgcCCCACATGGATGTCGAGTctgccttcctcaatggtgacatgaaggaggaggtctacgtccaCCAGCCATCGGGATTTGACATCCCCGGCAAGGAGAACAAGGTTCTCtacctgcgcaaggccctctacggCTTGCAGCAGGCGCCCCAAGATTGGAACGGCAAGCTGGACTCCACCCTCAAGCAAATGGGGTTCCAGCAGAGTCCTCACAAGGCTGTAGTCTACCGGTAGGGCAAGGGAGGCAATGCCATATTGGTAGGCGTCTACATCGATGACTTGGTGATCACTAGCACCAAAGAGCCCGAGGTGGAAGcgttcaaggaagagatgaaggccaccttccagatgagcgaCTTGGGccttctctccttctacctggggatCGAGGTCCACCAGGATAGCTCCGGCATCTCCCTTCGCCAGACCACCTACGCCAAACGCATCGTCGAGTTGGGCGGTCTCACCGGCTGCAACCCAGCCCACACTCTTATgaaggagaggctgaagctgagccacgACAGCACGGCGAAGGAAGTCGACGCCACATAGTATCGGCGCATTGTGGGCAGCCTTCGCTACCTCATCCACACGCGGCCGGATCTGGCGTTCGCCGTTGGCTACGTCAGTCGGTTTAAGCAGCGACCAACGATGGAGCATCAGTAGGCCGTCAAGAGGATCCTCTGTTATGTCGAGGGCACCTCCGACTACGGTTTGCACTACCTGAGGTGCCCTGGCGTGGAACGCTTCATTGGGTACAACGACAACGACCTCGCAGGCAACATCGACACAAGCAAGAGCACCAGCGGGACGCTGTTCTTCCTCAGCAAGTGTCTGATCAGCtagcagtcggtcaagcagcaagtGGTGGCTCTGTCCAGTTGCGAGGCGAAGTACATCACTGCCACAACCGCTTCGACTCAAGCTCTCTGGTTGGCTCGGCTGCTAGGCGATCTCCTGGGCAGAGACACAGAAGCAGTgtagctcagggtggacagcaagtctgcCTTGGCCTTGACGAAGAACCCCGTCTTTCGTGAGCGCAGCAAGCATATCCGcatcaagtaccacttcatcaGAAGCTGCTTGGATGAGGAGAGCATCAAGGTCGGCTACATCAACACCCAGGATGAGCTTGCCGACTTCCTCACCAAGTCCCTTAGGCGGGTCAAGTTCCAGGAGCTTCGCGTCAGAATTGGGATGGTTCAAATTCTCCAGAAGGCGCCACACAAGGCTTAGGATGAGAATGATAAACTGGTCTATAAATCTTATGTTTATCTAAAGTAGTCCGTGCCTGTGTCAGCACccttatcatatatcttatcctacTTTAGCATCTATTTTAGTAGTTGGAATACGATGTAGCTTTCTTAAGTTGCAAGTATGCTACTCTATATGTATCTCCAACCTGCCATAGTTGTGGCAAGGTTAACGAAACTAAAATTCTAGCCCTAAACTTGTGCTTTGGTTCCAACACAAGTAATATGTCTCCACATAAACTCCCTCCTCACATGAATCCAAATTTGTATCAAGGAATCACGAAAGCATGTAaatttgtgaagaacataagcctGTATTTACTATTGAGCTGTACCGTGTCCGGCCGTAGAGTGGATTTTTTCGTAGAAGGCAAGAACATATAATAAATATCTGACCAATACGGTTACAGTGTGGATATCCACCCGGGTAAATGATGCGCGTGTCCTCAGGCAGAAAGATCAAGCAGTGCTTTTTTTTTACAACTCTTTTATTATAATTTAGAGGTCAAGCAGTTGACTCTGAAGCATACAATGCTTTGATCTCCACGACGTGTCCTCAGGCAGAAAGATCAAGCATTGTTTGACTCTGAAGCGTACAGTGCTTTGATCTCCTCAACGTCATCGTAGCTCCCTAGGAATATTGGGGATCTGTCGTGAAGTTTAGTGGGAGCAAGTTCAAGGGCCTGCATTGTAAATTTAGCAGGAGCGTTTTCAGCTATGCAGATGTGATATTTGTAGCATCAAGATTTTTCAGTTGGACATTGGGATCTGAGAAAAAGAACTGAAAGTCTGAAACACACCCGTTGTTTCCCTGTGAAAGACTGACCTCCAGCTTGTTCCATCAGGAATGACATCGGGAAGACTTCATACAGAACACTGCAATTCCACATAGAACTAATGTGAGGATAGGAAGTTAAACTACAGTTCCGGGAAGGAAAAGATTGTTAGCTTTGGTATACCGTAGTTTTCCGTTTGGACTCTTCTGGTCTGCTGGGTACAAAAATATGCCCCCATATAGCAAGGTACGATGAACATCAGCAACCATACTGTAATCCATTCACAAGGACCATAACAGCATAAATTCAGCCATTTTAgtgaaacaaaagaaagaacgaGTAGATGCCAATAGCTTGATCCCTATTATTTTATTCTTAAGAAAACTTCAGACACAATCAGTTCTTAACTGTAGAAGAAAGCAAAATGTGAAATACTGATATGGCATTTGTCGAGAATGAGCAGTGAATCACCTTCCAATATATCTCAAGGATTTAGGCGGTGAACCATCCTGAGGATATTTGCATTTCTCCACAAATCTGAAATGGCATAAAATTCAGCTTGACTTCTTAGGAAATTACAAGTGATTTTGAACACAGATGAGCCCTCATACTTTGCTGTAGGCCCATCCCAGTTTTTGGCATTCCCTTCGTTGACTGAATAAATCTTCCCTTTCTTTGGTATCTgcacaaaagaagcataaaacgcGATGCCCAAAACTCAAGTATTTTTACATTAATCAGGAGTATCAATCAACCAGGAAAGGAAAGAACTGCAGCATTTTTATCATTAACCTTGATATTCGGATGAGTCAAAATGAACTCTCCAAGGGAAGGATCAAGAGTGAAACCATTGACTCCATTTCCAGTGCTCAATACAAGCTGCCATAATTCATAAGGGCGGTCAATATAGGAAGACAAGTCGAAGCGAATTGTCTGGTGGTAAAATGGATATGACATAAAAATAATAATTACCGTGCAGGAACTCCCATACATGCAATAGCCAGCAGCAAGCATGTTTGTTCCAGGCCGCAGTACATCCTCCAAAGTCACGTTGTCCTTATCTTTGATCATGTAAATCCCAAAGATCTGCAGAGCAGAACCGAAATAGCATGTATCGACAGTAAGCTTTGAAGAGGGTAATGTTTCTCAAATATGGTCACTTAGTTAAAACTGGTTGAACATAAGTCGACAGCGTTCTAAattgaatcttggctgaaactagctgaaaaatattgttctggctgaattgttgtgagaaaaaaacactgtttcggctgaaaaaacaagccgaacaagccgaatatggtgtaagccgaacggggcataAGATTAATTTTTTACTTGCAGacgattttttattttcttttttgcgAGGATGCAGATGATTAATATACTATCGTCAGAAAGGCAAACATGATGATATCATTGGAACTCAGATCGATCAGTACATCCTTTTGTCTTCTGATCTATTTTGACTCATTTGCTAGTACAGATCACAGGTGGGGATAAAAATCTGAATCTGAAGGTCACAATGACACATACTGTTCCGATGGAGACACCACAGTCGATGTTGGAGGAGCCATCCAGCGGATCGAAACAAACGCAGTACCTGAACAGAGAGAAAAACTAATGCACGTCACGATCAGGGAAAGCAACAGTATGACGTTGTGGAACTTGCAAGTCAGATTCTCAGATGGATTAGCAACGACTAACGAGCAGCTCAGAAGAATTAGTAGGGGTGGCAGAAATCACGAACTTTCCGCGGAGGGCCGGGTCGACGAAGATGGCCTCCTCGTTCTCTTCAGACACAAGGACACACTGTACGCAAGCGCGAAGTCAATGTCTAAGTTCAGCAGAGCTCAAGTGTTGAAAAAGTAGACGATgttggttatatatatatatatatatatatatatatatatatatatatatatatatatatatatatatatatatatatatagacacacacacacgatAAACATGGGAGGGAACGTGTACGGATGTGTAGGAGAGTGAGTGAATTACGGTGCGGCCGCTGCTGACGAGCGCCTTGACAAAGACTTCGTTGGACAGGACATCCAGCTTCTTTTGCTCCTCACCCTGCAATTTTTGCTCTTGAATGTTAACGAGAGCAAGTAGATTTTAACCAGAAGAATATCGTTTGGAGCATGTATGTATTGTATTGATTGAAGAGCAAGACCAATCTATTCTAGTATGACTAAGACAGCATAGTGATCTCAGCTAGATCAACTCTGCAGATGCAGCTAAAAAATGTCCATCTGAGGAGCCCCGGGCCCACCGTCAGGGGCTCAAGTCGAGATCAGTAGCAGTAACTCAGAGTACGCGTGTCTGCACACGAAAGGCGCGGAGTGGATGGTGCGGTGATCGGGGCAAGTGGTGGCACGTGGAAGCGTGTGGTGGTGCTTTGCTTGCTTGCCTGGACGTTGGTCTCTCCGGCGAGGCCGATGAGCTTGGCGAGGCCGGCCTTGTTGACCGCGGAGGCGACGAACTTGCAGCCGAGGACGATGTGGGAGAGGAGGATGGTGAAGTCGCCGCGGGACTCCGGGTGGCGGCTCTGCTCGTTGAGCACGTGCCGCGTGATCGTCATCAGGTCCGTCCGCTGCGCCTCCGCCGCGTGGTCCATCTTCCTTCGCCCTCCGCCGGCCGGCCACCCGGTTCCCTCTCGCCCGCTCGCTCTCGATCAGCCACACCGCCTTGTACTGCCCGGAGCCCCGGACTGTACGGGTTTTTAGACTGTGTTGGGGGAGGTGAGGCTAGCTGAGGGGATCGGCGGCAGATGACGATAGGAGGATGGGCGGCGGTTGGGACGCCTTTGTCCCGTGGCGCGACGGGGAAGGGGCTTGGCGGGTGGGCTCGTGTCACGGCCGGAGCGGCAGGACGGCGCCGTTTCTCGCGGTGCGGATTGGCAAGTTGTCGGGACGTGGTGGGAAGGAGCTGCGGATGGTTTCAAGTGAGAGGCATCTGACAGCCGTAGGCTAGGGTGTCCGTGGCTTGAAATAGGCGCCGGCGCGTCGGTGCTGGGCGGGGGACGGTGGAGGCCGGTGGATGGGGAACGCGATGGGGTGCGGGTTCCACGTCTGTGCCGCATGGGCGCGGATATCTACCGCGCGCGATATGAGCTGAGGCTGACTTGGTGGGGGTGGCACGGCGCGGGTCAAGGAAGCAACGCGTGCCCGAGAAAACAGGGCAAGGCCAACTGGGCTGGGTGGAAATGACTGGATTCCCTGGTTGGATGATTCGCTGTAGCCTGTGATGCTGGCCGGAGTGTtctttatcagccaagcgaacaggacataTTATGGGGTGGCACGGCGCGGGTCAAGGAAGCAACGCGTGCCTGAGAAAACAGGGCAAGGCCAATGGGATGGGTGGAAATGACTGGATTCCCCGGTTGGATGATTCGCTGTAGCCTGTGATGCCGGGCGGAGTGTTCTTGTGTTGACGAGGCCACCATTTGCATTTGTACTACTGTGCTGCAAACGGGCGTCGGTAGCAGACTATCGCGTTGGGACGGAATTTCGAACCTGATTCAGCTGGCAATTGGCAGCGACAGAATGAGACGGTTTTATGCCATCCCGATCCGTTGGGGCCTGAGGCCAAAAGTTGGCTTTGCGTCCATGCCGTTAGATTCCGTGTCCCTGCTGGGTCCAACTTGCCTTTGGATAATTCTTGGAATTAGGGTGCGCGGAGGCCGCATGTTTTGGTTGGTGGGCCGCGAGCCAGCCCAAATATCCCTTCCGTATCTGTTTGTCACTAtagtttctaaaaaaaatctccGAAGCAGGACGCACGGTCCACCCGCGGAGCTCACAGCTGCCGGCCGGGGCGGAGGCCGCCCGCGCTCATCCCGTGCTTGCCGTGGCTGCCCACGCTCACCTCGGCCGGGGCGGAGGCTGTCTAGCTCGCCATAGCCGGGGTGGAGCTCGCCGCTTGTAGCTCACGGTAGCCCGGGCGGAGCCCGCCTGCACACATCTCGTGCTCCGCCTGCATAGCTCGCCGTGGCTGGGGAGGAACTCGCCCGCGCGCAGCTAGCGACGGCCGGGATGGAACTGGCCCATGCACAGCTCGCAGCGGACCTCACCCCGTGCACAGCTCGCGCTCCACCCGCATATTGTGGAGACCCGCCATGGCCTTCTCCACCGGACCTACCGCGGCCTTCTCCATTAGAGTGGCGAGGTCCGCGCCACCGGCAAGCTCTACATAAGTGAACTTCACATgatgacgagcctccattcttcCAAGCAGTAAGGAGATGTTGCGTTGAAACTACATAttgcaagcgtatatttcaaatgttttagaggTATATTGCAAATATTTCGTATgaatgttgcaaaactagatcgaGGTGTTGTAcatgttgtaatggttgtacacatGTTGCAAAGCgtttgttccaaatatttcatctattttttagatgtatgttgcaagtgtgtttatttggatgttgcatatgtttcacacatatgttgtaagtgttttatctggatgttgcatatattttgtattggctttttcaagtgtttcaatgtgttttttgcaagtgtttcagacgcatgtttctaAGTGTTTCACCTGTCTTCACACACTTGTTGCAAATGTtccatctagatgtttcaaaagtagatcggtgtTGCATCTTCCTTCTTGCTTTCTGCTGCCTCCCCTCGGTGTCTCCTCATCCTCTTGGCATCGGCTAACCCTGGGCAAAAATAACCGAcaaccgaaccgaaataaccggaaccgaaaccgaattaaccgaaaccgAAAATTTTGGTTCCTAATTCGGTTCCTAATATTgaagaaccgaaataaccgaagaaaattcggttcctactctcggttaaccgaattaaccgaaagaaccgaattacataaattatacttcacttacttgtattttgtaGGATTATGTTTAGTTTATGTGTaatgttttatatttgaactgctatatatttgtgttactatattgctattgttttcttatatattattattattaaaaatgaatatagtgttgcataaatttgccttagaacaagtatatttattattgtcttgaggtcttctgaaaaaattcggttagttcggttagaaccggaatcgaaccgaaataaccgagaatcgaaatgctcggttcctagaattttttggaaccgatcggttcttGTTTTCTAGGAACCGAATTTCATCAATAGCCGAGGGAACCGAACCGAGAACCGAATGCCCACCCTGACTAGGCATCCGCTGCTCCCTCCCCCTCTTTCTCGATGCTAGTGACATTCGGGACAGTGCGGACCCCGTGTGGGCGCACGAAACGATGCGGGAAACGGCTGCAGGTGTGGGCGTCTGGACGCCACGTCCGTCCGGAGCCGGGCGCTAGCAAGCCCCTTTGCCTTTTCCATGTATGCACCAAACAAGGTCTATTCGGGAATGTCAATTGATAGAATGGTAAATTGAGCAAATCATGTGGTAAAACACCTTATTTCGATCAATATGCTAACTTTTCTAGGGTTTAGTGCCATATCAGAAGTGAATCCTGCTTGATGATTTTGGATGCTCCTCCGAAGGAGCCCCTAAGGAGGAGCCTTGCCATACACCCCCCCTTAGTATCAAGGCAAAGATCTACCTCTTTAGTATTACAGAGAATAAGGAGAGAGTAAGGAGGAAACTGGGAAAGTGCGTGGTATGTTGGCACTCTCCCCACTTGTACCTCAACGGACGCGATCTCCATTCGAGTAAGCATTTGGGATTCTTCTATGGTCTTTGGTAAGCATTGAGTAAGTATCACGGGCATGTCACAAAATAAAAGGAACATTGTGAGTTGCATGGCAATCGTAATTCATACAATAGTATTAGACCAAATAGTCCTAAAATTTAGCTTATTATGTGGTTGTTTCGTGGAACAATGAACTCTTTCTCTCACCCTCGCTATCTTTCAAcataataaaattttctacatGGCTTTGCATTACTCCTATGGGGCCGCTAATATGTAGCAATATACTTGCTCTTTGCTGAATCACAATGAGAGCATGCTCAAAAGCAAGTAAAAGAAACACAAGGCCACTTGATACGAGGAAGGATCAAGTAAGCCCTAGTTAAAAACTTTTGGTTCCCAGAGAAAGACAAAGACTAAACACAACCAAAGAGTCGAGTAAAAGAGACAAGAGCTTAAAGCAATGTAGAAACACTCAAAGTCATTTCATCAATCGATGGAACAGGACTAAGATTATAAGTGGTAAATTTAGAAAATGGTTACCTGTTATTTGATTAAAGCGTATTACTCACATTCTACTTAACTTAGCATCTCAACCTGGGCATTCGGTATTATCGAATCGATCGGTTCGGTACTTCGGTTCTCACACAAATTCGGTTCCTTGGAAAACATGTACCGATCGGTTCCTTCCAAAAATTGGTACCGAGGAAATTCGGTTTCGGTACTTTCGGTTTGGTTTCGGTATATACCAAAAAATACCGAACTGATAACAGAGACATGTAATGGCATGTTCAAAAGCCAATTTTGACATAATTTGGACATGATTTCATAGAGAATAATAGTACCAAATACATACATATAAAAGTCAAGACTATAAGAGTAGAGTACCACAAATACATAATACAATAGTCTAAACTAGTATAATCAATAATATAACAACACTTATACTCAACAAATTTCACATAGTTCGGTATATTCGGTTTGCCGAGGTAAAGAACCGAATTTACCTCGAAAAATTTGGTTCTCCGTATTTTGTGCCCAGGGCTATTAACATCTACCACATGAGTTTAGATTGAAAGAATGAATAAAAACATGAATTCATAGTGACTCTATTCAAACAAATTTCATCAATATATTTGTTGTTGTCCAATTATTTACAAATGGTCAAATTTGTTTCTTTTAACTATTGTCAGGAAATCGGTTTTTTTCTTTGTGCTAGCATAGCAGGATCGGGGATGATCCGAAATTCCGAATGTGATGTAGTTAGGAATGAGGATCATCTCTATGACAGCTGTATCTGTTTTTATATTATCTGTATTCTGCATTCTGCTAGGATCGACTGTTCCTGTGTCTCGGATGATTTGTCTCTACTCTCTAGCAACGAACCTCTTCCAGAACCAGTGGTGCGCCCACAGCCTCTCGACATGCTCGATTGGCAGGCCCTTGGTCTCCGGCAGGAAGAGGTAAACGAAGACGGTCATAGTCACCAACCACGccgcgaagaagaagaagatgccgGCCTTCATATGGCACAGCATGGCCAGGAACGACTGTGCCACGGCCGTCGTGAGCAGAAAGTTCACCGCCACCGCGATGCTCTGCCCGGCCGACCTCACCTCCAGCGGGAAGATCTCGCTGGGCACCAGCCACCCCAGCGGGCCCCACGACCACCCGAACCCGGCCTGGTACACGCCGATGAGGGTGATGAGCGCCACTGCGCACGCCTTGCTTACTTCGCCGTCGTCACCGAGCTGGGACGCCATGATGCCTCCGATCAGGACCTGCGACACCAGCATCTGCGAGCCGCCGGCCAGGAACAGCGTCCGCCGGCCGAACCGGTCCACGGCGAACATCGATGCCAGCGTCGCGCCGACCCCGACAGTCTGCTTGGCGACCACCGCCAACAGCGCCGCGCTCTCGCCCATGCCGACCGTGCGCAGCAGCACCGGCGCGTAGAACGCGATGGCGTTGATCCCCGTCACCTGCTGGAAGAAGGGTATCATCACGGCCATCACCAGCTGTGGCCGGTACCTCCGTTTGGAGACCATCATCTTAAGACCTCGCCACGCCGTGACCTTGGACGACGACGACCTGGCCGCCGCGACCATGTCGTCCACCTCGTCCTCAACCCATTTGCTGTCCGTTGTTGGAAATAAACCTGTTGCACTGCATGTTCTATTGTTAGCTTGTCCTAGTTTAGCGGTGAGCACGACCATGTCAACGTCGTGCGCGTCTTTTCCGTTTCATGCAAGTGTGCGTGTGTGGCGAAGCAGGTCCGGCAATGGCGCCCACGTTCCGTGGCTGTGGGATGGCGCAGCGAAATCGGGGCGTGGGCGAAGTGCTCGTGGCCTTGCCTAGCATGTAATCGAGTCACAATAAAAGGAGAAGAAAACCAGAAAAGCAGCAGTTCGTGCGCTGCGCCAAATCCTTGTCTATCTGTGTTCTTGCGGGACGCCGTGAGTTCATCGAGAGAGAGAAAGACAGAGCGCGCGTTAACCAGCGACAATCGATCCAAATTCCAATTCAACAAGTGGCATCAGAGCCCGGTTTCGTCGTTGGGATCGTCATCAAGCGATCACCGCAGCATTCATGCCAAGACGCGAGTCGAGATCGCCGGACCGGTGGCGGTCTTGGTCTCCTTCCGGCAGCCGCGCTGGAGGCAGCGGCGGGAACAACCGTGGGCAGGTGATCTACCGCACG
This genomic interval carries:
- the LOC136514008 gene encoding fructose-1,6-bisphosphatase, cytosolic-like isoform X4, producing the protein MDHAAEAQRTDLMTITRHVLNEQSRHPESRGDFTILLSHIVLGCKFVASAVNKAGLAKLIGLAGETNVQGEEQKKLDVLSNEVFVKALVSSGRTCVLVSEENEEAIFVDPALRGKYCVCFDPLDGSSNIDCGVSIGTIFGIYMIKDKDNVTLEDVLRPGTNMLAAGYCMYGSSCTLVLSTGNGVNGFTLDPSLGEFILTHPNIKIPKKGKIYSVNEGNAKNWDGPTAKFVEKCKYPQDGSPPKSLRYIGSMVADVHRTLLYGGIFLYPADQKSPNGKLRVLYEVFPMSFLMEQAGGQSFTGKQRALELAPTKLHDRSPIFLGSYDDVEEIKALYASESNNA
- the LOC136514008 gene encoding fructose-1,6-bisphosphatase, cytosolic-like isoform X2: MDHAAEAQRTDLMTITRHVLNEQSRHPESRGDFTILLSHIVLGCKFVASAVNKAGLAKLIGLAGETNVQGEEQKKLDVLSNEVFVKALVSSGRTCVLVSEENEEAIFVDPALRGKFVISATPTNSSELLFFSLFRYCVCFDPLDGSSNIDCGVSIGTIFGIYMIKDKDNVTLEDVLRPGTNMLAAGYCMYGSSCTLVLSTGNGVNGFTLDPSLGEFILTHPNIKIPKKGKIYSVNEGNAKNWDGPTAKFVEKCKYPQDGSPPKSLRYIGSMVADVHRTLLYGGIFLYPADQKSPNGKLRVLYEVFPMSFLMEQAGGQSFTGKQRALELAPTKLHDRSPIFLGSYDDVEEIKALYASESNNA
- the LOC136514008 gene encoding fructose-1,6-bisphosphatase, cytosolic-like isoform X5; amino-acid sequence: MDHAAEAQRTDLMTITRHVLNEQSRHPESRGDFTILLSHIVLGCKFVASAVNKAGLAKLIGLAGETNVQGEEQKKLDVLSNEVFVKALVSSGRTVIHSLSYTSCVLVSEENEEAIFVDPALRGKFVISATPTNSSELLFFSLFRYCVCFDPLDGSSNIDCGVSIGTIFGIYMIKDKDNVTLEDVLRPGTNMLAAGYCMYGSSCTLVLSTGNGVNGFTLDPSLGEFILTHPNIKIPKKGKIYSVNEGNAKNWDGPTAKFVEKCKYPQDGSPPKSLRYIGSMVADVHRTLLYGGIFLYPADQKSPNGKLRVLYEVFPMSFLMEQAGGP
- the LOC136514008 gene encoding fructose-1,6-bisphosphatase, cytosolic-like isoform X3, encoding MDHAAEAQRTDLMTITRHVLNEQSRHPESRGDFTILLSHIVLGCKFVASAVNKAGLAKLIGLAGETNVQGEEQKKLDVLSNEVFVKALVSSGRTVIHSLSYTSCVLVSEENEEAIFVDPALRGKYCVCFDPLDGSSNIDCGVSIGTIFGIYMIKDKDNVTLEDVLRPGTNMLAAGYCMYGSSCTLVLSTGNGVNGFTLDPSLGEFILTHPNIKIPKKGKIYSVNEGNAKNWDGPTAKFVEKCKYPQDGSPPKSLRYIGSMVADVHRTLLYGGIFLYPADQKSPNGKLRVLYEVFPMSFLMEQAGGQSFTGKQRALELAPTKLHDRSPIFLGSYDDVEEIKALYASESNNA
- the LOC136514008 gene encoding fructose-1,6-bisphosphatase, cytosolic-like isoform X1, translating into MDHAAEAQRTDLMTITRHVLNEQSRHPESRGDFTILLSHIVLGCKFVASAVNKAGLAKLIGLAGETNVQGEEQKKLDVLSNEVFVKALVSSGRTVIHSLSYTSCVLVSEENEEAIFVDPALRGKFVISATPTNSSELLFFSLFRYCVCFDPLDGSSNIDCGVSIGTIFGIYMIKDKDNVTLEDVLRPGTNMLAAGYCMYGSSCTLVLSTGNGVNGFTLDPSLGEFILTHPNIKIPKKGKIYSVNEGNAKNWDGPTAKFVEKCKYPQDGSPPKSLRYIGSMVADVHRTLLYGGIFLYPADQKSPNGKLRVLYEVFPMSFLMEQAGGQSFTGKQRALELAPTKLHDRSPIFLGSYDDVEEIKALYASESNNA